One region of Jatrophihabitans cynanchi genomic DNA includes:
- a CDS encoding SDR family NAD(P)-dependent oxidoreductase, giving the protein MGLPSPAPDRVAVVTGASSGIGAAIARELAGRGHGVALVARSADKLAALATELVGTGVRAEALPADLTSPAERAALPGRIAALGLEPVALVNNAGFSTVGPVHAADVDRELALIELDVAAVADLCTRFLPGMLERGRGALLNVASTAAFQPLPGQAAYSAAKAFVLVYTQSIAGELRGSGVTATALCPGPVRTGFGAAAGFEPGEAESSLPGFLWVDVREVARTAVDAMDKGRLVAIPGLANRATSVLAQLTPRSLLLPVVARSHPGLR; this is encoded by the coding sequence ATGGGCCTGCCGTCACCTGCACCGGACCGGGTCGCCGTCGTCACCGGCGCGTCGTCCGGGATCGGTGCGGCCATCGCCCGCGAGCTCGCCGGTCGCGGCCACGGTGTCGCGCTGGTGGCCAGGTCGGCGGACAAGCTGGCCGCGTTGGCGACCGAGCTGGTCGGGACCGGCGTGCGGGCCGAGGCGCTGCCGGCCGACCTCACGTCACCGGCGGAGCGCGCCGCGCTGCCCGGGCGGATCGCCGCGCTAGGCCTGGAACCGGTCGCGCTGGTGAACAACGCCGGCTTCTCCACGGTGGGACCGGTGCACGCCGCGGACGTGGATCGGGAGCTCGCGCTGATCGAGCTGGACGTCGCCGCAGTGGCCGACCTGTGCACCCGGTTCCTGCCCGGCATGCTCGAGCGCGGCCGCGGCGCACTGCTCAACGTCGCGTCCACCGCGGCGTTCCAGCCGCTGCCGGGTCAAGCCGCCTACAGCGCCGCGAAGGCGTTCGTGCTGGTGTACACGCAGAGCATCGCCGGGGAGTTGCGCGGCAGCGGCGTCACGGCGACCGCACTGTGCCCGGGCCCGGTGCGCACCGGGTTCGGCGCCGCGGCCGGCTTCGAGCCGGGTGAGGCGGAGTCGTCGCTGCCGGGCTTCCTCTGGGTGGACGTGCGCGAGGTGGCGCGCACCGCGGTCGACGCCATGGACAAGGGCCGGCTGGTGGCCATTCCCGGCCTGGCCAACCGCGCCACATCGGTGCTTGCCCAGCTCACGCCTCGTTCGCTGCTGCTGCCGGTGGTCGCGCGCAGCCACCCCGGCCTGCGCTGA
- the mqnC gene encoding cyclic dehypoxanthinyl futalosine synthase codes for MTRAMGRLLDDAAEGGRITPDEALLLYTDAPLHALGQAADVVRRRRYPDNIATYIIDRNINYTNVCVTACKFCAFYRAPGHKEGWTHSDEEILRRCGEAVELGATQIMLQGGHSPELGIEWYERIFAAIKASYPQLTLHSLGASEVVHIGRTSNLDHATVIARLHAAGLDSFAGAGAEILVERPRTAIAPLKEKGEVWLDVMATAHGLGVESTATFMMGTGETNAERIEHLRMIRDVQDRTGGFRSFIPWTYQPENNHLKGRTQATSLEYLRMVAVARLFFDNVNHLQGSWLTTGKDIGQLTLHYGADDLGSVMLEENVVSSAGARHRSNRTELIELIRGAGRIPAQRDTLYRHLAVHRDPAEDPVDDRVHSHVSSTALNLVPVAAAG; via the coding sequence ATGACGCGCGCGATGGGCCGACTGCTGGACGACGCCGCCGAGGGCGGGCGCATCACCCCGGACGAGGCGCTGCTGCTGTATACCGACGCGCCGCTGCACGCGCTCGGGCAGGCCGCCGACGTCGTCCGGCGGCGCCGCTACCCGGACAACATCGCGACCTACATCATCGACCGCAACATCAACTACACCAACGTGTGCGTGACCGCGTGCAAGTTCTGCGCCTTCTACCGTGCGCCCGGTCACAAGGAGGGTTGGACGCACAGCGACGAGGAGATCCTGCGGCGCTGCGGCGAGGCGGTCGAGCTGGGCGCCACCCAGATCATGTTGCAGGGCGGGCACTCGCCCGAACTCGGCATCGAGTGGTACGAGCGGATCTTCGCGGCGATCAAGGCGTCCTACCCGCAGTTGACGCTGCACAGCCTGGGCGCGTCCGAGGTCGTGCACATCGGCCGCACCTCGAACCTGGACCACGCCACGGTGATCGCGCGGCTGCACGCGGCCGGGCTGGACTCGTTCGCCGGCGCCGGCGCGGAGATCCTCGTCGAGCGGCCGCGTACCGCGATCGCGCCGCTGAAGGAGAAGGGCGAGGTCTGGCTGGACGTCATGGCGACCGCGCACGGCCTCGGCGTCGAGTCGACCGCGACGTTCATGATGGGCACCGGCGAGACGAACGCCGAGCGCATCGAGCACCTGCGGATGATCCGCGACGTGCAGGACCGCACCGGCGGGTTCCGCTCGTTCATCCCGTGGACGTACCAGCCGGAGAACAACCACCTCAAGGGGCGCACCCAGGCGACCAGCCTGGAGTACCTGCGCATGGTGGCCGTGGCCCGGCTGTTCTTCGACAACGTCAACCACCTGCAGGGTTCGTGGCTGACGACGGGCAAGGACATCGGCCAGCTGACCCTGCACTACGGCGCGGACGATCTCGGTTCGGTGATGCTGGAGGAGAACGTGGTGTCCTCGGCGGGCGCCCGGCATCGGTCCAACCGCACCGAGCTGATCGAGCTGATCCGCGGCGCCGGCCGGATCCCGGCCCAGCGCGACACGCTGTACCGGCACCTCGCGGTGCACCGCGACCCGGCCGAGGACCCGGTCGACGATCGCGTTCACTCGCACGTCAGCTCGACGGCGCTCAACCTGGTGCCGGTGGCTGCCGCGGGCTGA
- a CDS encoding DMT family transporter, producing MSSIPLAIGLGVASAVVYGTSIVVQHGAMHVGEEDARGLLRAMRNPRWLMAVGGDLIGFLLQIGALTAGPVVLVQPLVVLMLPVSLIVTFLMGGPRPRPGDYLGSAGVVGGLAVFLMLIGTPGEGHVPRPERVGFFVALVLLFGLACCMSVLGKRAMIRGAVYGAIAGMYFGTLGVLVDASSARVSDAGWHGLVATPRGLVLLIGIALLGIGGITLTQVSFQVGALSATLPANLSADPLTAVLLGAVLLREHIPIGPWHLLGYSLCLVAVVAGAIRLAEPATVVAPDTRAGAAPA from the coding sequence GTGTCGTCCATCCCGCTCGCCATCGGTCTCGGGGTCGCGTCGGCGGTGGTGTACGGCACGTCCATCGTGGTGCAGCACGGGGCCATGCACGTCGGCGAGGAGGATGCGCGCGGGCTGCTGCGCGCGATGCGCAACCCGCGCTGGCTGATGGCGGTGGGCGGCGACTTGATCGGCTTCCTGCTGCAGATCGGCGCGCTGACGGCGGGACCGGTGGTGCTGGTCCAGCCTCTCGTCGTGCTCATGCTGCCGGTGTCGCTGATCGTCACCTTCCTGATGGGTGGCCCCCGGCCGCGTCCGGGCGACTACCTCGGCAGCGCCGGCGTGGTGGGTGGCCTCGCGGTGTTCCTGATGCTGATCGGGACGCCGGGCGAAGGTCACGTGCCCCGCCCGGAACGGGTGGGCTTCTTCGTCGCCCTCGTGCTGCTCTTCGGCCTGGCCTGCTGCATGTCGGTGCTGGGGAAGCGGGCGATGATCCGTGGCGCGGTCTACGGCGCGATCGCGGGGATGTACTTCGGCACGCTCGGCGTGCTGGTCGACGCCTCGTCGGCCCGGGTCTCGGACGCCGGCTGGCACGGCCTGGTGGCCACGCCACGCGGGCTCGTCCTGCTCATCGGCATCGCGCTGCTCGGCATCGGGGGTATCACGCTGACCCAGGTCTCCTTCCAGGTCGGTGCGCTGTCGGCGACGCTGCCGGCGAACCTGTCCGCGGACCCGCTGACGGCGGTGCTGCTCGGCGCCGTGCTGCTGCGCGAGCACATCCCGATCGGGCCGTGGCACCTGCTCGGCTACTCGCTGTGCCTGGTCGCGGTGGTCGCGGGCGCGATCCGGCTGGCGGAACCGGCGACCGTGGTCGCGCCGGACACCCGGGCGGGCGCGGCACCGGCCTAG
- a CDS encoding demethylmenaquinone methyltransferase, protein MSRATLDKDPHEVAAMFDGVACRYDLANTVLSLGLDRRWRKRTRQCLELQPGQRVLDLAAGTGVSTAELQRSGADAVACDFSLGMLRAGRVHKQRRHVQFVAGDATRLPFADGAFDAATISFGLRNIVDVGSALLEMARVVRPGGRLVVCEFSRPVWRPLRVVYLNYLMRLLPWIARKVASNPDAYVYLAESIRAWPGQAELARTIAAAGWTDVRYRNLTFGVVALHLAERG, encoded by the coding sequence TTGAGCAGAGCCACCCTGGACAAGGACCCGCACGAGGTCGCGGCCATGTTCGACGGTGTCGCGTGCCGCTATGACCTGGCCAACACGGTCCTCTCGCTGGGGCTGGATCGCCGGTGGCGCAAGCGCACCCGGCAATGCCTGGAACTGCAGCCGGGGCAGCGGGTGCTCGACCTGGCCGCGGGAACCGGCGTGTCGACGGCCGAACTGCAGCGCTCAGGAGCAGACGCCGTCGCCTGTGACTTCTCCCTCGGTATGCTGCGCGCCGGCCGCGTCCACAAGCAGCGGCGTCACGTGCAGTTCGTGGCCGGTGACGCCACGCGGTTGCCGTTCGCCGACGGCGCCTTCGATGCGGCGACGATCAGCTTCGGGCTGCGCAACATCGTCGACGTCGGCTCCGCGCTGCTGGAGATGGCGCGTGTCGTACGCCCCGGCGGGCGGCTGGTGGTGTGCGAGTTCAGCCGGCCGGTGTGGCGCCCGCTGCGTGTGGTGTACCTGAACTACCTGATGCGCCTGCTGCCGTGGATCGCCCGCAAGGTCGCGTCCAATCCCGACGCCTACGTGTACCTGGCCGAGTCGATCCGGGCCTGGCCCGGGCAGGCCGAACTGGCGCGCACGATCGCGGCTGCGGGCTGGACCGACGTCCGGTACCGGAACCTCACCTTCGGCGTCGTCGCGCTACACCTGGCCGAACGTGGCTGA
- a CDS encoding cupin domain-containing protein, with protein sequence MSSAVAAGGAALRRCIACAPAVFAAEHWGRNPLLTRAAELSGPFTDLLDAAAVDELVSARGLRTPFLRMAKDGTVLPGSAFTRGGGAGAAIGDQAADDRVLAAIDDGATLVLQALHRTWPPLVDFGTRLAAELGHPVQINAYITPPQNTGFAPHYDVHDVFVLQVSGGKRWVIHEPVIVDPLADQPWEKRRPAVAARAAEPPLIDTVLAPGDALYLPRGTVHAAAATGQTSIHLTVGIHPVTRYHLVRQLLEGAQHDPALRASLPIASDLADPAVLAPHLADTVAALHAYLDRADAGELAAGIGRLLMRQTRPEPLGPLAQLAAVETLTATTSLRLRTGVRVQLVAGADELALRLLDRTIELAATDDRAVKTLLAGAPFVPADLPGLDAEGQLALARQLLRAGVIVPV encoded by the coding sequence GTGAGCTCAGCTGTGGCCGCGGGCGGTGCGGCGCTGCGGCGCTGCATCGCCTGCGCTCCGGCCGTCTTCGCCGCCGAGCACTGGGGGCGAAACCCGCTGCTCACGCGGGCGGCGGAGCTGAGCGGTCCGTTCACCGACCTGCTCGACGCGGCGGCCGTCGACGAACTGGTGTCGGCACGCGGGTTGCGTACGCCGTTCCTGCGCATGGCGAAGGACGGCACGGTGCTGCCCGGGTCGGCGTTCACCCGCGGCGGCGGCGCCGGTGCCGCGATCGGCGATCAGGCCGCCGACGACCGGGTGCTCGCCGCGATCGACGACGGCGCGACGCTCGTGCTGCAGGCGCTGCACCGCACCTGGCCGCCGCTGGTCGACTTCGGCACGCGGCTGGCTGCCGAGCTGGGCCACCCCGTGCAGATCAACGCCTACATCACCCCGCCGCAGAACACCGGGTTCGCGCCGCACTATGACGTGCACGACGTCTTCGTGCTGCAGGTGTCCGGCGGCAAGCGCTGGGTCATCCACGAACCGGTGATCGTCGACCCGCTGGCCGACCAGCCGTGGGAGAAGCGGCGGCCGGCCGTCGCCGCGCGCGCCGCCGAGCCGCCGCTGATCGACACCGTGCTCGCGCCCGGCGACGCCCTGTACCTGCCGCGCGGCACGGTGCATGCGGCCGCGGCGACCGGGCAGACGTCGATCCATCTGACGGTGGGCATCCACCCGGTCACGCGCTATCACCTCGTTCGCCAGTTGCTCGAGGGCGCGCAGCACGATCCGGCGCTGCGCGCGTCGCTCCCGATCGCGAGCGACCTCGCCGACCCGGCGGTGCTCGCGCCGCACCTCGCCGACACCGTCGCGGCCCTGCACGCGTACCTCGATCGCGCCGATGCGGGCGAGCTCGCCGCGGGGATCGGCCGCTTGCTCATGCGCCAGACCCGTCCGGAGCCGCTCGGCCCGCTCGCCCAGCTCGCAGCCGTGGAAACGCTCACCGCAACGACCTCGCTGCGATTGCGCACCGGGGTCCGCGTCCAGCTGGTCGCGGGTGCCGACGAGCTGGCGCTGCGGCTGCTCGACCGGACGATCGAGCTGGCCGCCACCGACGATCGCGCGGTGAAGACGCTGCTCGCCGGGGCGCCGTTCGTCCCCGCCGACCTGCCCGGGCTCGATGCGGAGGGACAGTTGGCGCTCGCGCGGCAACTGCTGCGTGCCGGGGTCATCGTCCCGGTGTGA